Below is a genomic region from Helianthus annuus cultivar XRQ/B chromosome 2, HanXRQr2.0-SUNRISE, whole genome shotgun sequence.
TCTTTAAAGAATTGCACTAAGTTGTTCTTTTTGCAATTACAAGGCAACAAGTTTTCAGGTCACATGCCTGTTTGGATTGGGGAAAACTTATCAGAGTTGTATGCTCTTAACCTAGCATCAAATAACTTCTTTGGAACCATCCCTCAACAATTATGTCAATTAGCACATTTTCGAATTTTGGCCACTTGTCAAAAAACAATCTTTATGGAACCATCCCCTCATGTCTTAATAATCTCACTGCAGTGGTTCAAGAAGGATTGCCACCTCATGAAAATGTGCAGCGTTTTATCCATGAGCATATGTATGTTGACCATGCGTTGATCAAGTGGAAAGGATATCTACGTGAATTCAACAACAACCTGAGATTGCTAAAGTACATTGATTTGTCAAGCAACAATCTAACAGGAAAAATCCCATATGGGCTAACCGATCTCCATGAACTGATTGCACTAAACCATTCAATAAACACTTTACTTGGAGATATTCAACCAAAAATTGGCGAAATGGGAAACCTTCAAATTTTGGATTTATCTAGAGATAAGTTTTCAGGAGGAATTCCACCAAGCATGTCTCATATGACTTCATTAGATTACATGGATGTGTCATATAACAATTTGTCGGGTAGAATTCCATCTGGAACTCAACTCCAGACCTTTGAACCTACAAGGTACACCGGAAATACAGGACTTTGTGGACCTCCCCTAACTAAATATTGCCCCGGAGATAAAGAGTTTGAGGTGGAGGTGGCACCCTTTGTTTATGGAACTGGATTTTGGATTGCATGTGGTGCTCTACTTGCCAATCGACGTGGGAGGGAAGCTTTTTTTCGCTTTCTTGATATCACAAAGGACTGGGTATGTGTAAAGCTGGTGATGTTAATTGCAAAATGATAACGCGCTATGCATAGATCATAGTATTTTAGTCTACATTTCATGTTTCTTCATAATATTTTGAGTTTCCTACTTTTTACGTTGTCATCTAATTGTTCTTGTTCTTATATATTTGTGTTAAGAGAGAGAAAATATTATAATGTCATGAATCACTTGTACACTTGTACTAATAAAGTGTAAGTCTCAATATCAGTAAATTGCCACCAGCACCATGGGTGGCCATTTCTCTTCTTGTGTGAAACAATGAATCTTAAACAGTTGATGCCACTTGTATTATAAGCATGCGTTCATATCTTTTAGTGAACTATTTTTCCATTACAATTCTCAATGTCTACTTAAATTTAGCTTTATtgttaaaaaaaactttatttgaTGACATCAATTATAGTTATTTTGATTAGCAAACATTACACATATGTCGGTTGAAGGGGGAGCATTAAGACTACACGGTATGGGGTCGTCCCCTACCGTTAGGGCTGTAAATGAGCCGagtcgagtcgagccgagctagacccaactcgagctcggctcgaactcgattcgagctggctcggctcgagctcgaatttcaaatcgagctgagatttgaggctcgagctcgactcgattagaattcgagctagctcggctcggcttgatctagctcgaactaacaaaaaatcgcaaaatttactacttaaaaagctcttaaaaatgaatttcttcatagactaagggccataattgccatttaatttaaccgtatggctaaatatgcaagtatataaatagttaattcactttgtacattgtctttaccttcttttatatgGGAAATACTACCTTAGTTTTGATTcgtgggacaaaaaaatgaagaatgtaaaccttatcgagccagctcacgagccgagccagaccaagctcgagctcggctcgtttacaaaccgagccgagctggctcgttaacaaccgagccaatttcgagccgagctttcttcaagcttttttcgagcgagtttcgagcgagctgcgagccacgagttttttgaacacccctacctaCCGTCTTGGTCCGGCGCCGGTCCAAACACTGCCACGTCCCCTACCGTCTTTGTCCTCTCCGTTACTTTTGAGACGATGGAGCCGCTCCACAAGAAGACAAAAACCAGCCCTCCCCCTTTCTCACACACCTATATATacaatctatactatatataaaagCATATCCGAATGACGACTTAAGGTAATTTGCCACTTTACTTAAAacacctttaaagcatgatgtacaagtagTGTTTAAAGCACATGAAAATCAAAATTCAATTCACTTTTCAATTATACCCTTTTGGAATGGAATCCTGCTCAtcctaagactatggggtatggggcgtgggttggagagaaacgcccaagtcactaccccgggtgggcttgggtttgggcgtggccccttgggcgggagtttagactatggggtatggggcttgggttgggggaaaacgcccaagccaccaccctgGGTGGGCTgaggttggggcgtggcccttggggcttgggtttcaagccgggcgtggggtgGTATTGACAAGCTGACATGAcgggctctcaatggccaaacccaactagccgttggccaacggctatgttcaaaaaaaaattattttttcactataaaactcacatttttcttccattttttaccacattcaaccacaccttctataatcatcttcctccttctacaaaacgaaaaaatgcaTCCCCATAACCGTGTTTATGACCCGAATAACCCGTatgcattccaagaaaataatcctagcccaccacctaatcgtccaatgcctcgtccatttttcatacactcttcTATGCCCCAAGAAGCGAGTTATGCATCGTATCTTGGGAATCGTTtgtttactaacttcccacacaccgatgattcgatacctaccccgtttacacaaatgcccatcaacctttcaccaacctccatcgacctttcacaaaacgaaaccgtccccgaaactcaaccacTCAACGATGGTCCTTCCGCCTCAATAGCTCCCAAaaagagaagtcataagaaaaaaaccgaggcgGACAAAGCATTTGAAACCGTCAAACGAAAAGAACAAAAATGAGTCGTTAATGAAGAACGTGCATTGGCGAGGGTTTGGTGTCAACAAACTCAACATAcaactttaggtattcttaaaTATTTtgtatataactttgtaatatattaatggttattttttatataactttgtaatatattgaattttgtttttattaaaataggaaattctcaaCATCGTAGCCATTTGTGGGAAGCGGTTAGTAGAGCATTCCATGAAAAAATGGGAAGGGAGACTTATCGTGcaaacgatagcttatcctcgaagtggagcgagataagcacccaacttacaaaatatagtggttatttaaataaagcaaagcaaaacccaaaaagtggtgaaaccgaagctGACATTCTGACAAATGCATTGGTTCAATTCAAATCAAACGTGGGGagcgacttccgtttcatgcattgttgggagatttgtaagttccatccaaagtgggcgaatatccccattggtagcgaatcgaacacgtcttccaaaaggtcaagggcctcgtcccaagcacaatctgatgcacgagatcaagagtttgaggaccttttggatgattcgccaaacCGGCCTGAATATGGAAGAGATGCCTCAAAAAGGCGCGCTCAAAAAACAAGATCGGATACGACAtcgccttcagctgggagttcaggctcgcgtaggggaatatacGGCGATCAGTTGGAAGACATTTCATGCAATTTAGATACATTCAAtgtattccaacaacaaagggccaAAATGCGAaagagcaaagaagctagagatgccaCTAGAGATGCCCAGAAACAAAAACGggatgatttgaaatttctatccCAGCCCATTGATCACCTAGAGGGTGACGAGTTGCAACTAGTCTTGGGGATGAAAGAAGAGataaaaaagaaatataaacgttaggaatttttttatgtaattttctttatttaaaaatattaaaaaaattaaatttgttgtttaaaaaaatattgaaatagcccagcgggtcagcccagcgaagcccgccaaacccacgccccaccataccgagTTGAATGTGGGTGAGCCCATGTCTGCCCCCAAGCcatgtgtcaactcatgccccaacccaagcccaactcaagccccaccataccccacggtcttaagGCCGGGCGTGGGGCATTCTAGCAATCTTATGTGGCCGGCTCTTATTGGCTTGTTGGCTAGGgcatattttttaattttagattttttatttattttaatacacATGGCCAAGCCACACCAGGCTAGCCatgccccgccataccccacggacacgtcactcacctgtagattttttaattttagattttttatttattttcggTTCCCAAAAATCCCAATTCAAAATTCAAATGATGCTCTTTCTTCTATCTCACTTCTTCTCTTGtttcgatctctctctctctcaaagatTCTTGATCAGCTCATTTTGCTTCTACTCCACCGAAAGAGATCAAATGATCTATACGTCTGCTTGTAATGGCATCTCAAGGTCTCGATTTCATTTCCCCCGTTTTGCCCTACCTCTGTTGCTTAATTAGTGTTTCtatagtttatttttttattttattacgATTACGAGTGGATATAGTTTCAATTCTAAGTTCATCGAGTCAATTTGTTGTTTGAAATTAGGGATTTCAAACTTACATTCTGTTGATGGTTGATTGATCTTCGTTTTTGATGTGGAATTGTTACAATCAGAAGCATCAAGCCCAAAGTACTCAGCGAAAATTACATCAGATTTGCTAAATCAACATACTTGGTGTCGTCGCTGACCCTAATTTTGAAACGGTTTCACGGGTTTTTGTTTGTAAAGGTATAGATATTTATCACTTTCATTATTTTGATACACTAATTTTCTATGTGTTTTGATACCACCGTAAATAGCTGCAGATATTTTCAGATCTGAAGTATGATAGGCCAAACGAATTGACGGGTCGGCAAATTTCTAATGAGATGGAAGCGATTGCAGCTGCTTATCATATTTTTAGAAATGTTGCTCAGCctggtgaaggggtatggtcccagatctcgcgtcagcatcgaccgcgagtgaccattacccttatcaaaacccccactagctaacaacctacttatgcccatgcgagaacgcgtcggcacaagggttgaatccaatctatctagtaacgaaggaggacttacatggaacatgagaacggtagagtgatgcgacatagcatcacatctggtgtatgaaaacggaagtactCACAGTGATGCGGCCTcccaccgcatccagtgaacacttctatcaatacaagaaagccttaccttaggcatagaagaagatgaacgtaacggtgcggctgacaccgcaccatatgggcgttttcgtcacgacaagggatgcaggcaaatagtctccgcggacgacgatgcggctagcaccgcatctcgcgtattccttgatcacaagtaggagacgcggtaacttcagatgttaccgcatgtagcgatgcggcttgcaccgcatcctatgcactcaacaagtgggactgacaccacagtgcaagtggcaccaatggcagttacctgtcagagctacgtaagcaatggactgacgtggcgtaatctccacaaccgacaagcctgacacacctgcaaaggtgcagcacgtcgtcagtccatccatcatcatcctccttcactcctcggctataaataccaaccccaaaccaggtttgaggtatctcttcacaactctctcactactactactatcttactttgcttcccaagcaaactactaattctcacgccggagagtggtaacaaggagcaccccccaccccatcatccttgttacgagtcacggcttgtttccttgtgcaggagatcaaccaccggtgatccagccagcgatcctcgagaggaagggattaacccttcttgacgagaccagtgtgttaaccctgcccggttaaccattgtttcatcattggcgcccatcgctactcttagcattttctaaaccatccttttccctctctcacgatcatgactgttcaccaaaacaacactgcggataaccaaaatcctccattcccacctccggtaggggtcaatgcctcgacctcccaacccggacacatcggcacgtccacacaaaggagcccctcctttatgtttggacatgacttatcacagttcgcatctgtgatcccaccaggcatgaccgttcatacctggtacgagcagcaggcagccctgctgaCAGCAGCATACAATCGCGCTTGTACGTAAGCGAATatacaagctgggcctaccccagcaccgcacacccctgctgagcgtattttacaatacgacggcaggatacattcacgcctggcttcaagaagccgacgtgaTGACCgcggatcgtcttactgttcggtccacaccctcaacgaggacgattcctcatacgggtcccataccagaggaccagtgcatacccgccttggcccccatggcgaggacaggaggcgatcaacctcccgacgcggcccaggcattcagagccgattgggcccacaaccatacaccgaagggtacggtcataccgaccctgacgactgTACCTACCGCGGGGATTCacatgacaccagcagcagaccgggaggacgcaactacgttcctcccagtcacccccgcaacacatacctcagggcggctAAGCGCCCTGCGAATGAACCATACAgaccaaaggcagcggccgaaaattccaaatTCGGCACGCGGATCGCCAACGCCCAcgtcaccacgacaaagttcccattcaacgttgggaaatacagtggttcgaccgacccggacgaccacatgaacatcttcatgggcgcgggcatcaacggccagtgggatgaacccacttggtgtaattttttcccccagacccttacgggcctggccagggcatggttcgattctttgccagtgggatcactggattcattcgaggacttgcgtaccaagttcctcgcccattttagccagcagcgacgccacgaacgtgattcgttggacgtcatgaacatctggcgaagggacgacgaatccctcgaggcattcgtcgtccgttacaataaagagtgcctggagataggtgacgtggcagaccagatggcacgaaaccacttcatccgggccgtcaaagacagagagatgatcatgaccatctccggcaaggagggcttgcccaaaaaatgggaggatatcatgaccgcggtcaagacatacgcccagacaaagcggtcactcgaaccgcatgtgGCAAAGGCAAAGCTCCAAGCTGAAacgtcccaccaagggtccaagcgtaacaataaacgcaaccgggacgctGGAAATCGTGATATTTCCAAACCGTACttcccgcgaaccaacacgttcgacccaaggaactacaaccccgcccgagacagtcgggcatcaaagaaagattctcgggaccgcaactgaaccgagatcaccatgtcgccaagtgaggtcctccttgcggacccacagttcttgcgaccggcccaaccaatgaagtccaagaaaaatcaggacctcacactctactgtgagtaccacaaggactcgggccacaccaccaacaactgcatcagtctccggctggagattgagcgagccttaaaggaggggaaactgcaacaccttttgccaggtgggcaaaaacccaccaagcgcatcacccctcatggcgaaggtacctcctccgggaagaggaccatgtacgtggcttccacccacatgatccacggaagCAAAGGCAGGCCGCgaaaagcggcgagaaggccggaatgtgactggaaagacgagcaagtcgtctttccaaaagtccgaggcgtacctcgcgataggcgcgccgtcgttatttcaggccaactggcacactactgcaccgagcgtctattcatcgacccgggcagtacatctgatataatctacgaacaatgcttcaaccagttcgaccaggaggacaaagatcggttgcaagcagtagattacccgttaaccgggttcgcaggggaaactgtctttcccctgggccagattactttccctgtgcgtctttccagcggaaatcacacaaggacagaagaggtaaacttcatggttttacctc
It encodes:
- the LOC118486515 gene encoding receptor-like protein EIX2; protein product: MSISTFSNFGHLSKNNLYGTIPSCLNNLTAVVQEGLPPHENVQRFIHEHMYVDHALIKWKGYLREFNNNLRLLKYIDLSSNNLTGKIPYGLTDLHELIALNHSINTLLGDIQPKIGEMGNLQILDLSRDKFSGGIPPSMSHMTSLDYMDVSYNNLSGRIPSGTQLQTFEPTRYTGNTGLCGPPLTKYCPGDKEFEVEVAPFVYGTGFWIACGALLANRRGREAFFRFLDITKDWVCVKLVMLIAK